The Cucumis melo cultivar AY chromosome 5, USDA_Cmelo_AY_1.0, whole genome shotgun sequence genome has a segment encoding these proteins:
- the LOC103499633 gene encoding aldehyde oxidase GLOX1, which yields MAAFLKAASLLLLLLLSLFFVSAPAQFDTVGGSYGPGSNSLDKGLNDILNGKPSTNKNEGGVKPNLPGITFKASPRPVDRSGTRDFPTTFLGTWKMVSRNSMVSAMHMNLLPNNKMIMFDASAFHISQIKLPNGKCFPFKTDQGEILQDCWAHGVEFDIETAKIRPLTMPTDPWCSSGGLDVEGRLVNTGGWMDGTKTVRYLTGCATCDFKEYPTTLASARWYATQATMPDGGFILVGGRRSFDLEFVPPEGKANAKAIKMPFLDETTDLDENNLYPFVHLSTDGNVFIFANSRSILFNPKTQTIVYEYPVLDGGARNYPASGMSALLPLKLSLANPEGTPAEVIVCGGAKPEAYRLAEKGNFLPALQDCNRIEITKPKDVWKKEMMPSPRVMGDMLILPTGDLLIINGATSGTSAWNFAEAPNYSPILYNPDKPQGQRFKQLIPTTIPRMYHSTSAVLPDGQILVAGSNTNAGYLYQAVKYPTELRVEKFSPPYLDPAYTANRPAIQVNQLEAKWQYGQDFVVNFNLIIDGVLDRENDIRVNIYPPPFTTHGYSMNQRLVVLPIREIAETGAGIFSATVVAPPSGIIAPPGYYMLFVVYRGIPSVAAWIQIK from the exons ATGGCGGCCTTTCTCAAGGCAGCTtcccttctcctcctcctcctcctttcTCTCTTCTTCGTCTCTGCTCCCGCTCAATTCGATACCGTAGGTGGGTCTTACGGCCCCGGTTCCAACTCGCTCGACAAGGGTTTGAATGATATATTGAACGGCAAACCTTCGACCAATAAGAATGAGGGTGGTGTGAAACCTAACCTTCCGGGAATAACATTTAAAGCGAGTCCACGACCGGTGGATAGATCGGGCACACGTGACTTCCCAACGACGTTTCTAGGGACATGGAAGATGGTGTCTAGAAACTCCATGGTCTCAGCTATGCACATGAATTTGTTGCCAAATAACAAGATGATCATGTTTGATGCATCTGCATTTCACATTTCGCAAATCAAATTGCCTAATGGAAAATGTTTCCCTTTCAAGACTGATCAAGGTGAAATACTGCAAGATTGTTGGGCTCATGGCGTTGAGTTTGATATCGAAACCGCTAAAATAAGACCACTTACG ATGCCTACGGATCCATGGTGCTCGTCGGGAGGGCTCGACGTGGAAGGAAGATTAGTAAACACCGGTGGTTGGATGGACGGAACCAAAACCGTACGATACCTTACTGGATGCGCTACTTGCGATTTTAAGGAATATCCAACGACATTGGCAAGTGCACGTTg GTATGCGACTCAGGCCACCATGCCGGACGGCGGTTTCATCTTGGTCGGCGGCCGGAGATCTTTCGATCTTGAATTTGTTCCGCCAGAAGGAAAAGCAAATGCAAAAGCTATTAAAATGCCATTCTTGGACGAAACAACTGATTTGGATGAAAACAATCTTTATCCTTTTGTTCATCTTTCTACCGATGGCAATGTCTTCATCTTTGCCAATAGTCGTTCCATCTTGTTCAACCCTAAGACTCAAACTATCGTTTACGAATACCCGGTTTTGGACGGCGGGGCCCGAAACTACCCCGCGTCGGGTATGTCTGCACTCCTTCCTCTCAAGCTCTCACTAGCTAATCCTGAAGGAACCCCTGCAGAG GTAATCGTATGCGGTGGAGCGAAACCGGAAGCATACCGATTGGCGGAGAAAGGGAACTTCTTGCCAGCATTGCAAGATTGCAATCGTATAGAGATCACAAAGCCAAAGGATGTTTGGAAGAAAGAAATGATGCCATCTCCGAGAGTAATGGGCGATATGTTAATTCTCCCAACCGGCGATCTCTTGATTATCAACGGCGCTACTTCTGGTACATCCGCATGGAATTTCGCCGAAGCCCCGAATTATTCACCGATTCTTTACAATCCCGACAAACCCCAAGGTCAACGGTTTAAACAACTAATCCCCACCACAATTCCAAGAATGTACCACTCCACCTCCGCCGTTCTCCCCGATGGTCAAATCCTGGTCGCCGGCAGCAACACTAACGCCGGCTACTTATACCAAGCTGTCAAATACCCAACGGAATTAAGGGTGGAGAAATTCTCTCCGCCGTATCTCGATCCGGCATACACCGCAAACCGCCCTGCCATTCAGGTGAACCAATTGGAAGCGAAATGGCAATACGGACAAGATTTCGTAgtgaattttaatttaatcatcGACGGGGTACTTGATCGGGAGAATGATATTAGAGTCAACATTTATCCGCCGCCGTTCACCACACACGGTTATTCAATGAATCAAAGGCTTGTTGTGTTGCCGATTAGGGAAATTGCGGAAACTGGCGCCGGGATTTTTAGTGCGACGGTGGTGGCGCCGCCATCCGGAATAATTGCCCCGCCGGGGTATTATATGCTGTTTGTGGTCTATCGTGGAATTCCAAGTGTGGCAGCTTGGATTCAAATTAAGTGA
- the LOC103497892 gene encoding rac-like GTP-binding protein ARAC7 isoform X2, with protein MSASKFIKCVTVGDGAVGKTCMLICYTSNKFPTDYIPTVFDNFSANVSVDGNIVNLGLWDTAGQEDYSRLRPLSYRGADVFVLAFSLISRASYENILKKWMPELRRFAPNVPIILVGTKLDLREDRRYANEQMHYDVITSSQGEELRKQIGASAYIECSAKTQQNVKAVFDTAIKVVLQPPRRREVTRKKRWQGSGCSFTRIICGGCAA; from the exons ATGAGTGCTTCTAAGTTCATTAAATGCGTTACTGTTGGAGATGGAGCGGTTGGGAAAACTTGTATGCTTATCTGTTACACTAGCAATAAGTTCCCCACT GATTATATTCCCACAGTGTTCGACAATTTCAGTGCCAATGTATCTGTGGATGGGAACATTGTCAATTTGGGATTATGGGACACTGCAG GCCAGGAAGATTATAGCAGGCTAAGGCCTTTGAGTTACAGAGGTGCAGATGTGTTTGTTCTAGCTTTCTCATTAATTAGTAGAGCCAGCTATGAAAATATCCTCAAGAAG TGGATGCCTGAACTGCGTAGATTTGCACCCAATGTTCCAATCATTCTAGTTGGAACTAAACTCG ATCTCCGTGAAGATCGTCGATATGCTAATGAACAAATGCATTATGATGTCATTACATCTTCTCAG GGTGAGGAGCTGAGAAAACAAATTGGTGCTTCAGCTTACATTGAGTGCAGTGCTAAGACACAGCAG AATGTCAAAGCTGTATTTGATACTGCCATTAAAGTTGTTCTTCAACCTCCGAGGAGAAGAGAGGTCACGAGGAAGAAGAGGTGGCAAGGATCAGGCTGCTCGTTCAC GAGAATTATTTGTGGAGGTTGTGCTGCCTAG
- the LOC103497912 gene encoding protein SPEAR1 encodes MGSGYFGEMNNIEKRRSGSPAAAGGRRGRKGGGGEKPKQPQRGLGVAQLEKIRLHGEMGCAAYSHFYPNLSAGDDMRMQTTTPSNFSYSSTQSSSSSPNSYGFHQNFMGMGEYERGSFRYGDSQLTTTSSLRWDPSNTFLETQHFGQPNMSGHLFNSHVQDSIIHNNMNTKYGSDSMGSSSQNSESSETQELDLELRLSI; translated from the exons ATGGGGAGTGGTTATTTTGGGGAGATGAATAATATTGAAAAGAGGAGAAGTGGGTCGCCGGCGGCGGCGGGGGGGCGGAGAGGGCGGAAGGGAGGAGGCGGAGAGAAACCGAAGCAACCGCAGAGAGGGTTGGGAGTTGCTCAGTTGGAGAAGATCAGATTGCATGGTGAAATGGGCTGTGCTGCTTATTCTCACTTCTATCCAAATCTCTCCGCC GGAGATGATATGAGAATGCAAACAACAACGCCTTCTAATTTTTCTTACTCCTCAACtcaatcatcttcttcctctcctAATTCCTATGGCTTCCATCAAAACTTTATG GGAATGGGAGAATATGAAAGAGGAAGCTTTAGATATGGTGATTCTCAACTAACAACAACTTCTTCTTTAAG ATGGGACCCAAGTAATACATTTCTGGAGACCCAACATTTTGGGCAACCAAACATGAGTGGACACCTTTTCAATTCTCATGTACAG GATTCAATAATTCACAACAACATGAACACAAAATATGGGAGTGATTCAATGGGATCAAGCAGTCAGAATTCTGAATCAAGTGAGACTCAAGAGCTAGATTTGGAGTTGAGATTATCAATCTAA
- the LOC103497905 gene encoding uncharacterized protein LOC103497905 — protein sequence MKLKQLESLLGEIQQFSNPKIQLEQYPTGPHIASRMLYTAENSFGDVSGKVVADLGCGCGTLGAAAAILGAEHVTGIDIDPDSLEIASSNAEYLEFEMDLVQCDVKNLGWRGRVVDTIVMNPPFGTRRKGADMEFLSSALKYASKAVYSLHKTSTRDHIKRAALRDYGAESAEVLCELRYDVPQLYKFHKRKEVDIAVDLWRFVPRSHRENDV from the exons ATGAAGCTCAAGCAATTAGAGTCCTTACTCGGTGAAATTCAGCAGTTCTCCAATCCAAAg ATTCAGCTGGAGCAGTACCCTACTGGACCTCACATTGCTTCTCGCATGTTGTACACC GCAGAGAATTCTTTTGGAGATGTTAGTGGCAAGGTAGTGgctgatttgggttgtggttgtGGTACATTGGGAGCTGCAGCCGCAATATTGGGTGCAGA ACATGTTACTGGAATTGACATCGATCCCGATTCTCTTGAAATAGCATCTTCAAATGCAGAGTATCTTGAG TTCGAAATGGACTTGGTTCAGTGTGATGTGAAGAACTTGGGATGGAGAG GTCGGGTTGTTGATACAATTGTAATGAATCCTCCATTTGGAACACGACGAAAAGGTGCAGATATGGAGTTCCTTTCTTCAGCTTTGAAG TATGCGTCCAAAGCTGTTTATTCTTTGCACAAGACCTCAACAAGAGAT CACATAAAACGCGCAGCTTTGCGAGATTATGGAGCCGAAAGTGCCGAGGTTTTGTGCGAG CTTCGGTACGATGTGCCCCAACTTTACAAATTTCACAAGAGAAAAGAGGTCGACATTGCTGTAGACCTTTGGCGATTTGTACCAAGAAGTCACCGAGAAAATGATGTCTAG
- the LOC103497883 gene encoding cyclin-dependent kinase F-1 — MEPSSAKSWSIHSRPDIIHKYEILERVGSGAYSDVYRARRLSDGVIVALKEIHDYQSAFREIEALQILQGSPNIVVLHEYFWREDEDAVLVLEFMRTDLATVIAEAKKRGSDGVESGRGLAVGELKRWMIQILSGLDACHRNMIVHRDLKPSNLLISDDGMLKLADFGQARILMGPDYVESNEISQPCEINSSDQVPSSQPSAVLPGTESSVREGNRTEEQEPISKEEYFRVLDELKAKNSANEFDKETCTYDGDTSCLATCTTSDLEDDPFKGSSYSYEMEGGVPADDGHGSLTSCVGTRWFRAPELLYGSTSYGLEIDLWSLGCIFAELLTLEPLFPGTADIDQMSRIFATLGNLTEESWPGCSELPDFQIISFNTIEKPIGLEACLTNCSSDEISIVKRLLCYNPANRATAMELLQDKYFTKEPLPVPLSELHVPSTKSGQDEDSPAGWYDYNESDSDMDEIGPMNVTTNATGYSIQFD; from the exons ATGGAACCTTCATCGGCCAAGAGCTGGAGCATCCACTCTCGGCCAGACATCATCCACAAGTACGAGATCCTCGAGCGCGTCGGATCCGGCGCTTATTCCGATGTCTACCGTGCACGGCGGCTCTCCGATGGTGTCATCGTCGCCTTGAAGGAGATCCACGATTATCAGTCGGCGTTCCGCGAAATCGAGGCTCTTCAAATCCTTCAAGGTTCGCCTAATATCGTCGTTTTGCACGAGTACTTTTGGCGGGAGGATGAGGATGCCGTGCTTGTTCTCGAGTTTATGAGAACGGATTTGGCCACCGTTATAGCAGAGGCAAAGAAGCGAGGATCGGATGGTGTAGAATCTGGGCGTGGGCTTGCGGTGGGGGAGTTGAAGCGATGGATGATCCAGATTCTGAGTGGTCTTGATGCTTGTCATAGGAACATGATCGTGCATAGGGATTTGAAACCTAGCAATTTGTTGATCTCTGATGATGGCATGCTCAAGCTTGCCGATTTTGGACAG GCAAGGATACTCATGGGGCCTGATTATGTTGAATCGAATGAGATCTCTCAACCATGTGAGATCAACTCTTCAGATCAAGTACCTTCTTCTCAACCATCTGCAGTTCTTCCCGGAACAGAAAGCTCGGTTCGAGAGGGTAATAGAACTGAAGAGCAAGAGCCAATTAGCAAAGAGGAATATTTTAGAGTTTTAGATGAGTTGAAAGCAAAAAATTCAGCAAATGAATTTGACAAAGAAACATGTACTTATGATGGAGATACTTCTTGCTTAGCAACATGTACCACAAGTGATCTTGAAGATGATCCATTTAAAGGTTCATCATATTCTTATGAAATGGAAGGGGGAGTTCCAGCAGATGATGGACATGGTTCTCTCACTTCATGTGTCGGTACTCGCTGGTTCAGAGCCCCTGAATTACTCTATGGCTCTACAAGCTACGGTTTGGAGATCGATTTGTGGTCATTGGGCTGTATTTTTGCAGAACTTTTAACATTGGAACCCCTTTTTCCAGGAACTGCTGATATAGATCAAATGAGCAGAATTTTTGCTACTCTAGGCAACTTGACTGAAGAGTCGTGGCCAGGTTGTTCCGAACTTCCTGATTTTCAGATTATTTCATTCAACACAATCGAAAAGCCAATTGGTTTAGAAGCATGTCTTACCAACTGTTCTTCTGATGAAATTTCTATTGTTAAAAGACTTCTTTGTTACAACCCGGCTAATCGAGCGACTGCTATGGAGTTGCTACAAGATAAGTATTTCACCAAGGAGCCACTTCCTGTTCCCTTGTCCGAGCTTCACGTTCCTTCGACCAAAAGTGGGCAGGACGAGGATTCTCCTGCAGGATGGTACGACTACAACGAGTCAGATTCTGATATGGATGAAATCGGCCCGATGAATGTTACCACCAATGCCACTGGTTACTCCATACAATTTGATTGA
- the LOC103497892 gene encoding rac-like GTP-binding protein ARAC7 isoform X1 codes for MSASKFIKCVTVGDGAVGKTCMLICYTSNKFPTDYIPTVFDNFSANVSVDGNIVNLGLWDTAGQEDYSRLRPLSYRGADVFVLAFSLISRASYENILKKWMPELRRFAPNVPIILVGTKLDLREDRRYANEQMHYDVITSSQGEELRKQIGASAYIECSAKTQQNVKAVFDTAIKVVLQPPRRREVTRKKRWQGSGCSFTRRIICGGCAA; via the exons ATGAGTGCTTCTAAGTTCATTAAATGCGTTACTGTTGGAGATGGAGCGGTTGGGAAAACTTGTATGCTTATCTGTTACACTAGCAATAAGTTCCCCACT GATTATATTCCCACAGTGTTCGACAATTTCAGTGCCAATGTATCTGTGGATGGGAACATTGTCAATTTGGGATTATGGGACACTGCAG GCCAGGAAGATTATAGCAGGCTAAGGCCTTTGAGTTACAGAGGTGCAGATGTGTTTGTTCTAGCTTTCTCATTAATTAGTAGAGCCAGCTATGAAAATATCCTCAAGAAG TGGATGCCTGAACTGCGTAGATTTGCACCCAATGTTCCAATCATTCTAGTTGGAACTAAACTCG ATCTCCGTGAAGATCGTCGATATGCTAATGAACAAATGCATTATGATGTCATTACATCTTCTCAG GGTGAGGAGCTGAGAAAACAAATTGGTGCTTCAGCTTACATTGAGTGCAGTGCTAAGACACAGCAG AATGTCAAAGCTGTATTTGATACTGCCATTAAAGTTGTTCTTCAACCTCCGAGGAGAAGAGAGGTCACGAGGAAGAAGAGGTGGCAAGGATCAGGCTGCTCGTTCAC CAGGAGAATTATTTGTGGAGGTTGTGCTGCCTAG